The genomic interval AAGCAAATCTCTTTATATAAtcgtgttcatcattccatcaatcATACATCATTATTTGTAAAGCCAccattcataattttcaatcataatctcCTCAGTAATGTACCATGGTAACCAAATACACATATTTGTACCATCCCAAAGTAATGTCATCAATTGCCAACTCGTAGAggcatcatcaatcaaaatagaCATATAATGTTTGCAAAATAAATCTAACAATTTAAACCAAGTATTCATGTACACATACAAAAGACCCTTGACTACCAGCAGAGTGACTCTGGGTAGGGGTActgctactgaatgccatggtAAATCTATCGAAAGCTGAATATATATAGACACATCAATCTAGGTTCCAACTACCTCCGAAtctgaaaatcaaaatatgaatttaaaaagagtgagtataaacccagcaAGTAAACATAGGAAgtgaacaagcaaacgatacaaAAGGTTTTATGTAACACGATGCACTTATGTTAGAAACAATGCAACTTATATTTCAAAAACCAAATCTGATGTTAAGTTGTCTTTTAACtcatttgaaaacatttaGCAATTCCAACCTTCAACATttaatgcaatcacatttcatttcTCCAACATCTCTATAGTATATGTAAACACGTGTATAAGAATTTATGTGTAtgtatatcatatatatatatatatattttcaagcATACATTAAAGACATCTAGCTCACTTCCAAAAATAGTCAACATGGTTTGGTGCATACAACCACTGACTtcaactcagctcatgtgcactctcacaccgcacatagttATTATcgttatgtgcactcccacactgcacataaTTATCATCGTcatatgcactcccacaccgcacatagttATTATCATCATGAGCTTCCATACCATACACCACTATTACCGTCATGTTTTACATGCAAACATTCATCACATTATATGTTTTACAACATAGGGATATCACTCAACAAAGGCTTGTTCCATGCATATTTTAAAACATCCCAAAATTCTCAATGCATCACACGCCATAATTCAATTGACAATTCAATATAATATTTCAAACACATGATTCATCACATTATATGTTTTACAACATAGGGATATCACTCAACAAAGGCTTGTTCcatgcatattttaaaagagtcAAATAAGAATGTTTaagtatttcatttaaatatatatgcatttgttcaaaacattttacatgctagttcactcacttgtttttgttatttttttttatcaactccaaacttcaactaatgctccaagtgAAAATGTGGGATCTCATTGGAACCTATTCACACACAataacatcacaaccaactcaATTCATGTGAATATAGATTCAAATgctattttcataattaaactTTACTACTTCTTCCTAACTCGTTTTCCATTATCATTTGACTAGTCAACTTAATACTAAATCCACCATTTtttttgtgcaatcttttttactcttttgacattgaaaaAAGATTCATAATAGATTAGAggtactcgagttcatgaaaatttaaaaatttagactcaaaatctaaaattatcattttatccataatgtgaaaattatttttattttatttattttattattatatattatttatttatttattttaattacttaaatcttaataatattgaaaaacTTACTTCTAGAAACTCACCAAGAAAATGACAACACTACTCTTAGTCCACATCATCGTTCCTACCTCAAGTTACACGTCTATGAGGTTTCACACTTTTTAAGGATAAGAAGATCTGCAATTTTTTATCATGATGATTTCTTGGGATGGATtgcatataaaaattatattatatccTTCAGATTAGTGTTATCTGAGGAGGTCACCTTATAAATCCTCCCTAGTTCTCAAAGCAAAACGAAGTGGTGAAAACTGAAGAGGCAACAACTAAACCAGAGGGGAAGAATTGTGTTGATGGAGATGACAGTCAACATCCACAAGTTCGGATCTCCTCGTATCTCCTTCCATGGTTGCTATTAATAGTCGGTCATTAACTAACTTTGAAAGCAGCTAAGGAACTGGCACGTGTTCATTAAGACAAGAGACCAATCCATGCATTACAAGAGAATTATAGCATTAAGGGAACCTGCATGCATGCTGTCATCCCGTCTCGTTCGggttttcataaaataaagtaGAAGAAACCAAACCaacttctccttcttctcctGTTGTCTTTGTTCTGTATTGTTTTTCTTGGTCGTtttaatttctctctctctctctctcctgttttaaaaaaacttagaGAACTTCCAGGGAGTGATAAAAAAACTTTGATCTGTCTCTCTGAGGTTTTTGGTGTTGGTTCTGCCTCCAGTATATAGTGTTTAATTTTGTGAAACAAGAAAACCAAGCAGAAAGGGAAGATATGAAGATAGATGAGGATCTTGGTTTCGATCGGGAAGATGCATTCCAGACAGACGATGAAGAAAACCGAGCTGAAAGGGTATGTGTTGATGATTGCGGGGACGACACAGAATCTGATTACGCCCTCGCTTCCCGAAACCCTTCTAGTAATTGCCTGGAAGTCAACAATACCACATGGCCTCAAAGCTACAGGTTTCTTTTTGTCATTAATTCCTTTTGGATTTAGTTCTTCTTCAGTTTAAATTTAGACTTTTTATGCGCTTTTCATAGCCTAGATAATAGTTGTCAAATGTAGTATAAAAGATCAAACGTAGTTGCAGTGGATAAACTTTGTCAAGAATTTGGATTAAGAAACAAAACTATACAAGCAGAATCATGCCTTTGTTGAATTCATGCAGGGAATCAATGGATATGCTCAAAGGCGTTACACCTCCATCCATTAATTTCTTAAGCGGAACTACTGCAACAGGATTAATAGGCAGTTCCTCATTTCGCAAACATCAAAGTAATGATGATGAGTCCTCCCACAAAAAACCACTCATTTCTGAAAGAAGTTTTGATGAAGAAGTGCCTACCTCTACTCTCCTAGCTTCGCAGCAAAGAATATTTGCTAACGAATCAACACCATCACAGAGGCAGTGTTCATTTACCCAATCACTAATTAATGGTAATGAACCATGTAATCTTGGATCTTGATATTTAATCACCTTTAGTTTTAGTATGCTCAAACAGAGAAGAGGTAGTCGTGTGGTTAAAAGCTCCTTTTCGATTCCCAGGACTTGATGGAACATTTGGAAATCCCTAATTGTCACAACCCCAccccccacccccccccccgAAATAGCACAGGACTTCATTTATTGCCTAGAAATCAGTATAGATATAGTCCTGAAGAATTTGTCTGCTGTCACTGTCAATGCATGCTATTAAATCCACGAGTCCTTGACTTTATAGAGGCTTCTCAATGTgctttaattgtttttctgATTATCCTTTATATCTTTTATCACTGCAATTATAGAAAGAAGATGCTTCAGGATCTTTTAGTTAATGAATGTGCATGTTTAAAATTCTGCTTGTAAGCAGACGCATTGTTCTTTGCTGAGCATAATTTATGACAGTCTTGTCATCaataattgaaatttcttgaaatgtttgGCTAACTGTATCATGCTCCATGATTTTCaatcattctttttctttatgcaGGAATCAATGTTCTGTGCGGCATAGGACTCCTTACAACTCCTTATGCAGTCAAAGAAGGTGGGTGGTTGAGCCTCTCACTACTCATAATATTTGGTATCATTGCCTGTTATACTGGGATTTTGTTAAAGAGATGTTTAGAAAGCTCTCCTGGCCTACAAACTTATCCTGATATCGGACAGGCTGCTTTCGGGGTAGCTGGTCGACTAATGATATCTGTAAGTTGATTATAAGTACAAAATTGTCCAATGCTTCTGGTTGAGATTCATATTTGTTTAAAAGGACTAACACTTTGGTTTTAATCTGTGATATGCAGGTAATCTTGTACGCAGAATTATATGTAAGTGCAGCGATTTCTTCGGTTGTTTGTCTCTCACGGTTCTCTATTTATTTTGCTGCCTCGTCTCATGTTCTGCACTAAAAAGTGAACAGCTCTGAATCTGTAGGCTGCGTGCGTGGAGTACGTAATAATGATGAGTGATAACCTGTCAACGATTTTCCCAAACGCCAGCATAGATTTTGCTGGAATATATCTTGACTCTCATCAAGTATTTTCAATCGTAGGAGCTCTGACCGTTCTCCCAACGGTTTGGCTCCGAGACCTTAGTTTGCTGTCATACCTTTCAGGTTTCTCATCCGATCATATACCACGTCCCCCAAATTTCATGTTTCATAGTTCCACTTGTTAAGCTATGACTGCTGATCTTAACCTTTTCTAAATGTTCAGTTGGTGGAGTAGGAGCATCAATTTTAGTGGTGCTTTGCTTGTTATGGGTTGGGGCAGTTGATCAAGTCGGGTTTCATGGAAGCGGGACTGCTCTTAACCTTGCAAACCTTCCCATTTCAGTTGGTATATACAGTTTCTGCTACGCTGGTCATTCCGTTTTGCCAAATATATATTCTTCCATGAAAGAGCCCTCACTTTTCCCACTTGTCCTTGTAGCCAGGTAacacataaaatttcaccttCTTCTAAGTATCCCTATTCCTCTCCCTCTGGGAATAATCAGCTTTGTTGACTTCTGTTTCCTGTGTTCCAGCTTTATATTCTGTTGGTTCGCGTGCACAGGGGCAGCAATCTCTGGCTTTCTGATATTTGGTGACTCAGCTGAATCTCAGTTTACTTTAAACATGCCCATAAAATTTACAGCTTCTAAAATTGCCGCCTGGACAGTGGTATGTTGAGACACCACCATTCAGTTTCCCATACATCGGTTTTTAACAGGCCAAGATCAATCTATCACAAGTACTTACAATTCAAACAATCAACATTGCTCATAGAAATTGACATGTGTATTGGTTTCAGGTTATTATTACAGTATCAAAGTATGCCTTGACACTCACTCCCATTGCATTGAGTGTAGAAGAACTTGTACCTTCGATGACACAGTTCAGATCATATGGAGTTTCTATAATCATCAGAACAGCTTTAGTGATTTCAACTCTAGTTGTTGCAATGACAGTTCCATTCTTTGGTAAATAATAACATTAACATTATGGTTCTAATCATTTGTCTGGTTTAGAATAAGCTTTAAAAGGTATAAAGctattgattttctttctctactgCAGCTTTTGTGATGGCATTGGCAGGATCTTTGCTTGCGATGCTACTTGTAAGTTCCCTCTTTGGATAGGTCTGATATTTGCTCTTCAGAGGCAATTAATAAATGTATTTTGAACCAATTTCTCCTGTTTAAATATTTCATGACAGTGTATTATCTTCCCATGTGCCTGTTACCTCAGCATACTTCGTGCGAGCTTAACCAAGTTACAAGTAATAATCCTTCCCTTATCCAACTTTTTTATTGCGACCAGACAGACCCTTAACATGAATCTGTTCTTGTGTTCCCTATTCAGAAAGCAGTCTGCATTGGCATTGCTGTTCTAGGATTGGTGATTGCTTGTTTTGGCACATATTCTGCGATTTTAAGAATAGCTGGCCAACTCGATTGATCAAAGGGGTCCCAATTCCGGCATTTCTAGTTCCGGGTTTGTTTAGATGATCGAGATATATCACGAGTAAATTCCCATCCATGGCGACAACCACATACAGCTCGATGAGCTTGTAGCATCAGATATGAATCAGTTAGGTCTTTAAGACAGGAAGTATGTATattatttcatatttattgTTCAGAatctttaattaatcattcatGTATCACCTCATAAGTAGCAGCTTTGGTTATTTGGGTCCTTGCCAGGTCTTCCAAGTACTAATTCTTCCTTTTCGGGAGCCCTCCTCCTTCAATTGAGTCCTTGCCAGGACTTTGCCAATGGAGTTTTCATATATGTCATAAAATTCTAGCTTCAAATGCCTGATATATCAGCAAATATCCTGCCAACAGAAGCTGATGGATCATCATTCACACCAACATATTATACTAAGAAATATTACATTATTTTTGCTAAATAAGAAGTTAAAGAAGAACTGAAGAGACGAACCCACAATATAATCATCTAATTCAGCCATAAGAACCTATTAAAAGCATCATCTGAAGCATAAGAACATCAATTAAAGTAGCTAAGTTGTTTAAGAATCTAAAATATACCAAATCCTAAGCTGCTTTAAGATCTACTTTTTCTTGCTTAATGGTGGGgaacattttcaatttcctttaTGTTGACAAGACCATGAGTACTGAAATCCTGGACAAGCTACACCCTATAGTACCGGATTGAATTTTGATATCCCGTCAATGGAACACAactgttcttttttttcctccaCAGAAATGTCACAGAGATAAAGTGGACACTTTAAGCACCAAACCCAACGCGGGAATGGATTACCATAACCAGAACCCGACCCCAACCCACGATTCCCTGCCTGTAAACAATGCAGCAACGCATGTGCAACTTCCTGATAGCTATGTTTTTAACCGAGTGCACCAAGCTGAACTTGGATTTGAAGAATCTAGTACGATACCACACCTGAATGTCAAATAATTTATCCATCTTTTTTCGGTTTGGACTGCAATCCATTACCGTTGCATTGCAATATCTGCATCCACACTATGAGAATGTCCATCGTTCGATTTTTCTTACAGAtgacttaaaaattttttttctaaaatttcctaACAGGATTCATGTTCCTTGGTCTGATAGTCAAGAAGTTCGTTCTTGGGTATATGTCCCTGTCAGTATTTTAATGGGGTTTGTCATATCTTTACACATTCCACGAATTGGTAAGAAAATTGGACAGTAACACAAGAATTCATAAACCCCCTTAGCAACCATGCATTTCATATGTCAGAGATTTCACATTGAGAGGATCTCCTTTTCAATTCTAAGAAACCCAAACATCATATCTTCACCccaatcatcatcattttcctAGTCATCAGCTATTGAATgaatataaagtaaaattcACACCTACCCTTTTACTAAGACGTGCAGTATTTATGTCAGTGAATAGTCTATCACCTACAGAAGAAGAACTGCCTAACCCCGCAGTGAAGCAGAAGCCACAAAATCATTGCAATAAGATTTATGGTATTGATAAGATGTAGGTCccaatttattttaaaaaaaaaaaatttactggTTTTCTCTTCATACAATGAATGCTTACCAGAAAAATTCCTCTACTAACATTTTCTTCTctatttgaaagaaaaagcagTGTCAACTGTCAACCATATATAGCAATGACGAATAGCATCTATTCAAGAGTAAGCAAAgaaaggaatgaatgaatgaaccAAAAGATAAGCTCATTAAGAAGACAAGAAACCAGGTTCCTTAACCAGATTGCACGATTCAAGAAAAGGGTATGTTTTACCTTATGACCTAAGAGTCGAAAGAATCAAATGACTGAATGAGAACAAGTAGTAGACAAGTAAGTAGATTGGGAATCGTTTCTTCCTCAAAAATATCTGAACTAGTAAGTGGATGTTGAGTCTTGATCAAATATTGGAAAAAGATCactgttaaaaaaaatacaaacacCGAACTAGGTTGGGAAGTTATGGCCAGGCTTGGTTCTCCGCTGACACGTGAACAAACAAAACAGGAATGTCATGGCCTGTCTGGTCCCAAACATTCCACACGGCACCGTTTAAGCTCCATCATCGTCATGAAATCTCTAGTTCTTCTGTACTATAGATCACAGCCCCAAGAgtttttttttgaaagcagctgacatttaaaataaaagaagctTCTTAAATCAGACCAGgcttccaaatatttcagtgCACTCAACAGATCCCTTACTCTCTTATCTCCCCCCAAGAAAAGGCAGCTTCTTTGTcaccaaaaaaacaaagatcATTATATCTTCACTTCCATCCAACTTTCCAACTCCAACCTTTACCTAACTGTTCCATGTTTGACAGTTGAAGAGAAAAACTACTAGCCAAAAGAACCTGACGGAAAAACATCATGAAATCTTTCGTTATCTTCAAATCTAACTCAAACCCATTTCTCAAAATCCTCTCTTTGTCTTCATTCTATCTCcaagttttcttgtttttgcttatttacgtccatttctctttctcttgtcCACCAAAAACTCTCATTTTTCCCCTTAAAACCCAAATCCTAAGATCTCCGAGCAAGCTTCAGTTTCACCACAATGTTAGCCTCATTGTCTCTTTAACAGTAGGCACTCCACCCCAAAATGTCTCCATGGTTCTTGACACTGGCAGCGAGCTCTCTTGGCTCCATTGCAACCAAACAACCCAAAACAACCAACCCGACCCGACAAAATTCAACCCGATTCAATCTTCCTCGTACAAACCAATCCCTTGTTCTTCTCCCACATGCATAAACCAAACCCAAGATTTCCCAATCCCAGCTTCATGCGACTCCGACAACCTTTGCCACGCAACTCTTTCCTACGCGGACGCTTCATCCTCCGAAGGAAATCTCGCGTCCGATATTTTCCATCTCGGGTCGCCCGACAATATCTCGGGTCTGGTTTTCGGGTGCATGGACTCCATTTTCAGTTCCAACTCGGCCGAAGACTCCAAAACCACCGGTTTAATGGGCATGAACCGCGGATCCCTCTCTTTGGTCTCCCAAATGGGGTTCCCAAAATTCTCGTATTGCATCTCGGGTTCCGATTTCTCGGGACTCCTTTTACTCGGTGACTCCAATGTCACGTGGCTTATGCCGTTAAACTACACGCCGTTAATCCAAATCTCCGAACCGTTGCCGTATTTTGATCGGGTCGCTTATACGGTTCAGCTTGAAGGGATCAAAGTTTCGGGTAAGTTATTACCCATTCCGAAATCGGTTCTAGTTCCGGATCATACCGGGGCAGGTCAAACGATGGTTGACTCGGGTACCCAATTCACCTTCTTACTCGGACCGGTTTATAATGTTTTACGAACAGAGTTTTTGAACCAAACCGGTGGCGTTTTAAGGGTTTTAGAGGACCCGAATTTTGTCTTTCAAGGGGCAATGGATTTATGTTACCGGGTCCCACTGGGTCAAAATAATCTGCCAAATTTACCCTCCGTGAGTTTGGTTTTTACCGGGGCGGAAATGGTAGTATCGGGTGATCGGGTTTTATATCAGGTTCCGGGTGAAGTAAGGGCGAATGATTCGGTGTGGTGCTTTAGTTTCGG from Theobroma cacao cultivar B97-61/B2 chromosome 5, Criollo_cocoa_genome_V2, whole genome shotgun sequence carries:
- the LOC18597727 gene encoding vacuolar amino acid transporter 1, whose amino-acid sequence is MKIDEDLGFDREDAFQTDDEENRAERVCVDDCGDDTESDYALASRNPSSNCLEVNNTTWPQSYRESMDMLKGVTPPSINFLSGTTATGLIGSSSFRKHQSNDDESSHKKPLISERSFDEEVPTSTLLASQQRIFANESTPSQRQCSFTQSLINGINVLCGIGLLTTPYAVKEGGWLSLSLLIIFGIIACYTGILLKRCLESSPGLQTYPDIGQAAFGVAGRLMISVILYAELYAACVEYVIMMSDNLSTIFPNASIDFAGIYLDSHQVFSIVGALTVLPTVWLRDLSLLSYLSVGGVGASILVVLCLLWVGAVDQVGFHGSGTALNLANLPISVGIYSFCYAGHSVLPNIYSSMKEPSLFPLVLVASFIFCWFACTGAAISGFLIFGDSAESQFTLNMPIKFTASKIAAWTVVIITVSKYALTLTPIALSVEELVPSMTQFRSYGVSIIIRTALVISTLVVAMTVPFFAFVMALAGSLLAMLLCIIFPCACYLSILRASLTKLQKAVCIGIAVLGLVIACFGTYSAILRIAGQLD
- the LOC18597728 gene encoding aspartic proteinase PCS1; translation: MKSFVIFKSNSNPFLKILSLSSFYLQVFLFLLIYVHFSFSCPPKTLIFPLKTQILRSPSKLQFHHNVSLIVSLTVGTPPQNVSMVLDTGSELSWLHCNQTTQNNQPDPTKFNPIQSSSYKPIPCSSPTCINQTQDFPIPASCDSDNLCHATLSYADASSSEGNLASDIFHLGSPDNISGLVFGCMDSIFSSNSAEDSKTTGLMGMNRGSLSLVSQMGFPKFSYCISGSDFSGLLLLGDSNVTWLMPLNYTPLIQISEPLPYFDRVAYTVQLEGIKVSGKLLPIPKSVLVPDHTGAGQTMVDSGTQFTFLLGPVYNVLRTEFLNQTGGVLRVLEDPNFVFQGAMDLCYRVPLGQNNLPNLPSVSLVFTGAEMVVSGDRVLYQVPGEVRANDSVWCFSFGNSDLLGVEAYVIGHHHQQNVWMEFDLEKSRIGLAQVRCDLARQRFGVGN